In Rhinoraja longicauda isolate Sanriku21f chromosome 6, sRhiLon1.1, whole genome shotgun sequence, the following proteins share a genomic window:
- the smim36 gene encoding small integral membrane protein 36 yields MEFYLEIDPVTLNLIILIASYVILFLLFLISCILYDCRGKDPSKEYGPEMDKPIQSPIQLVVMQNTVDAHLSNNKPTSTENKKELPGSRSTLV; encoded by the coding sequence ATGGAGTTTTATTTGGAGATAGACCCTGTAACATTGAACCTGATTATACTTATTGCAAGTTATGTGATTCTGTTTTTGCTTTTTCTTATTTCTTGCATTTTGTATGACTGCAGAGGTAAAGATCCCAGTAAAGAATATGGTCCTGAAATGGACAAACCCATCCAGTCTCCAATCCAGTTGGTAGTGATGCAGAACACAGTGGATGCTCACCTCAGTAACAATAAACCTACCAGCACAGAAAATAAAAAAGAACTACCAGGATCGCGAAGCACTTTGGTGTAG